A genomic stretch from Tepidisphaeraceae bacterium includes:
- a CDS encoding IS481 family transposase yields the protein AAYNFAKRLKTLHGLTPHEFICKKWLEDPSQFHSDPNQHMLGLYT from the coding sequence GCCGCATATAACTTCGCTAAGCGACTCAAAACCCTGCATGGCCTCACGCCCCACGAGTTCATCTGCAAGAAGTGGCTTGAAGACCCTAGCCAGTTCCATTCAGATCCGAACCAGCACATGCTGGGACTGTACACCTAG